The Mytilus galloprovincialis chromosome 2, xbMytGall1.hap1.1, whole genome shotgun sequence genome has a window encoding:
- the LOC143062938 gene encoding cysteine sulfinic acid decarboxylase-like — protein sequence MHKLIPNLTRQLYSKHSSCLFRYRNMASQTPSKSIAQDYSYAEPEIQQFVKDFSKLIQDEALTPQTEPNTKVINFRQPLDLQKYLDVEIDEEPVSREKLLELGRRVIDGSVVSGHPRFFNQLYSGIDPYSLFGAWLAEVLNCNVHTYEVAPVMVVLENYIFKKLSSIIGYQDGEGVFCPGGSFCNIMAIHLAKLKYDPTLKQKGVFSIQPMVLLTSEDAHYSIAKGANFLGFGTDSIIKVKTDDKGRVKPDDLENKIQQCKQNKTTPVMFMATCGTTVLGAYDDLEGVADVCQRHNVWMHVDAAWGGGVMLSDKLKHLTKGVERSDSVAWNIHKMSGAGIQCSALVVKEKGFLEKCNAYRAEYLFQPDKLYDTEYDIGDRTVQCGRKNDVLKVWLMWKGRGDKAMAARVEKAFDNAKYLTEKVRSTEGFRLVLPEYQCTNISFWYIPPRLRGKEETPEWWQEVAKIAPNIKARMMLKGSMMIGYQPMSTKGLVNFFRVIVGNPICEKSDMDFIVEEIMRLGDTV from the exons ATGCATAAGCTTATACCAAATTTAACCAGACAGTTGTATAGCAAGCACTCGTCTTGTTTGTTCAGATACAGGAACATGGCGAGCCAGACCCCTTCCAAGTCTATAGCACAAG ATTATAGTTACGCAGAACCAGAAATTCAACAATTTGTAAAGGATTTTAGTAAACTGATTCAAGATGAAGCTCTCACACCACAAACAGAGCCAAACACTAAAGTAATCAATTTTAGACAACCTTTAGACTTGCAG aaatatttagaCGTAGAAATTGATGAAGAACCTGTGTCACGTGAGAAGTTGTTGGAATTAGGAAGGAGAGTGATAGATGGCAGTGTTGTTTCAG GCCATCCTCGTTTCTTCAACCAGCTGTACAGCGGAATTGATCCATACAGCCTTTTTGGAGCATGGCTAGCTGAAGTTCTCAATTGCAATGT ACACACGTACGAAGTTGCACCGGTAATGGTAGTTTtagaaaactatattttcaaaaagttatCATCAATTATTGGGTACCAAGATGGCGAAGGTGTTTTTTGTCCag GCGGTTCGTTTTGCAATATAATGGCTATACATTTAGCTAAACTCAAATACGATCCAACGCTTAAACAAAAAGGAGTGTTTAGTATTCAACCAATGGTCCTTCTGACATCTGAGGATGCGCACTACTCTATAGCAAAAGGCGCCAACTTTCTCGGATTCGGGACAGATAGTATAATAAAAGTGAAAACTGACGACAAAGGCAGAGTAAAACCAGATGACttagaaaacaaaatacaacaatgtaaacaaaat AAAACTACCCCTGTCATGTTTATGGCGACCTGTGGAACTACAGTGCTTGGTGCCTATGATGATTTGGAGGGTGTAGCTGATGTTTGTCAACGTCATAATGTATGGATGCATGTAGAT GCTGCTTGGGGAGGCGGTGTTATGCTGTCAGATAAATTAAAACATCTGACGAAAGGGGTCGAGAG aTCAGATTCTGTAGCCTGGAATATTCACAAAATGTCTGGGGCTGGTATTCAGTGTTCTGCTTTAGTTGTGAAAGAAAAG GGTTTTCTAGAAAAATGCAATGCATATAGAGCAGAGTATCTGTTTCAACCAGATAAACTCTACGACACAGAATACGATATAG GGGACAGAACTGTCCAATGTGGTCGTAAAAACGATGTCTTAAAAGTATGGTTAATGTGGAAGGGTCGTGGCGACAAAGCAATGGCTGCCAGAGTTGAAAAGGCATTTGATAATGCTAA ATATTTAACAGAAAAAGTTAGATCAACAGAAGGATTTCGTTTAGTTTTGCCTGAG tATCAGTGCACAAACATTTCATTTTGGTACATTCCACCACGGCTACGAGGTAAAGAAGAAACACCAGAGTGGTGGCAAGAAGTGGCAAAG ATAGCACCAAATATAAAAGCTCGAATGATGCTCAAAGGATCAATGATGATTGGTTATCAACCGATGTCTACAAAAGGATTGGTCAATTTCTTCAGAGTTATAGTTGGCAATCCTATCTGTGAAAAATCAGACATGGATTTTATTGTAGAAGAAATCATGAGACTTGGAGACACTGTATGA